A region of the Variovorax sp. 54 genome:
CAGGTCGAAGGCGCCGAGTTCCTTCACGATGCCCACCAACGGCGAGCTCGAGGTGCACACCATTTCCTGCGTGCCGGCGCGCAGCGCCTGCGTGGCCGGCAGGTCGCCGCCCGCGGCGCCGCCCCAGAAGGCCGTGATCTTCATCTTGCCGCCGGTCTTGGCAGCGAGCACTTCCTGCATCTTCTTCACGCCCACGCCCACGGGGTGGTCTTCGTTCACGCCGTTGGTGAACTTGATCGTGCGTTCGGCAAATTGCGCGAGGGCGCCGGTCGACGCCAGCAGGCCACCGGCCACGAGGGCGGCGGTCATCAGGGTTCTGCGAAACAACATGCTTGTCTCCTTCGATTCGAGGGGTTGGTTGATTGAACGAACTGACTGACTGACAGGAAAAAGAACAGGAAAGAAAAACTAGCGCCCCATCCACCACTGGAGCGGCACGGTCACGAGCTGCGGGAAGAACACCAGCGTGAACAGCACCACCAGGTGGGCGATGAAGAAGGGCATCACACCCTTGAAGGCATCGTCCATCGAGATGCGCGCCACGCCGCTCACCACGTTGAGCACCGTGCCCACGGGCGGCGTGATAAGGCCGATGGCGTTGTTCATGATGAACAGCACGCCGAAGTACACCGGGTCGATGCCGGCCTTGAGTACCACGGGCATCAGCACGGGCGTGAGGATAAGCACGGTGGGCGTGAAGTCGAGCGCGGTGCCCACGATGACGATCAGCACCATCATCACGAACATCAGCAGGATCTTGTTGCCCAGGAAGGGCTCCAGCAGCGCCACCACCTCGGTCGGGATGTTGGCCACCGTGATGAGCCAGGCGCTCACCATCGCGGCGGCCACGAGGAACATCACCACCGCGGTGGTCTTGCCCGCCGCGAGCGTGAGGCGGTACAGGTCTTTGACCTTGAGCTCGCGGTAGATGAAGAGACCCACCACGAGCGAATAGACGGCCGCGACCACGGCTGCTTCGGTCGGCGTGAAGACGCCGAACTTCATGCCGCCGATGATGATGACCGGCAGCGCCAGCGCCAGGCTGCCCTGCGCCGAGACCTTCAGCCGCTCGCCCCAGGGCACGCGCGGCGAGGACTTCACGTTGTCCTTTCGGGCCACGATCCACCAGGCCACGCCCACCGCCAGCCCCATCAGGATGCCGGGCACGATGCCCGCGAGGAACAGCTTGGTGATCGACACGTTGCCCGCCACGCCGAACACGATGAGCCCGATCGACGGCGGGATCACCGGCGCGATGATGCCGCCCGCGGCAATGAGGCCGGCGGATCGGTTCATCTGGTAGCCGGCGGCCTTCATCATGGGGATGAGGAGCGCGGCCAGCGCAGCCGTGTCGGCCACGGCCGAGCCCGACAGCGACGCCATGATGATCGCCGCCAGCACCGCCACGTAGCCCATGCCGCCGCGGTAGTGGCCAACCCAGGCCATGGCCAGGTTCACGATGCGCCGGCTGAGCCCGCCCGCATTCATGAACTCGCCAGCCAGCAGGAAGAACGGCACCGCGAGCAGCGGGAAGTTGTCGGCACCGTCGACAAAACGCTGCGCAATGATCTGGCTGTCGAAGGCCGGCAGGCCGCCGGTGTAGGCCAGCCAGCCCATCAGCGAGACGCCGCACACCAGCAGCGAGTACGAGATCGGAATGCCCAGTGCCATGGCGCCGAGCAAAGAGACGATGAA
Encoded here:
- a CDS encoding TRAP transporter large permease; translated protein: MTVTIFIVSLLGAMALGIPISYSLLVCGVSLMGWLAYTGGLPAFDSQIIAQRFVDGADNFPLLAVPFFLLAGEFMNAGGLSRRIVNLAMAWVGHYRGGMGYVAVLAAIIMASLSGSAVADTAALAALLIPMMKAAGYQMNRSAGLIAAGGIIAPVIPPSIGLIVFGVAGNVSITKLFLAGIVPGILMGLAVGVAWWIVARKDNVKSSPRVPWGERLKVSAQGSLALALPVIIIGGMKFGVFTPTEAAVVAAVYSLVVGLFIYRELKVKDLYRLTLAAGKTTAVVMFLVAAAMVSAWLITVANIPTEVVALLEPFLGNKILLMFVMMVLIVIVGTALDFTPTVLILTPVLMPVVLKAGIDPVYFGVLFIMNNAIGLITPPVGTVLNVVSGVARISMDDAFKGVMPFFIAHLVVLFTLVFFPQLVTVPLQWWMGR